Below is a genomic region from Planctomycetia bacterium.
ACGCATGCGCCGCACCGCCGAGGCGCAAACGGGGCGCCTTTCGCCGCGCGAAGTGCTGGAGCGATTACTACAAGAAGCCCGGGCGATCGAAGCGGAGGATCGCGCGATGTGCCGCGCGATTGGCCGGCATGGCGCAGCGCTACTCCAAGACGGCGACGGCGTACTGACGCACTGCAACGCCGGCGGGCTGGCCACCTCGGATTTCGGGACGGCGCTCGCGGTGATTTTCCAAGCGCACGAAGATGGCAAGCAACTCCACGTCTGGGTCGATGAGACGCGTCCACTGCTGCAAGGCGCGCGGCTTACCGCCTGGGAATTGATGGCCCGAGAAGTCCCGTGCACCTTGATCTGCGACAACATGGCCGCCCAAGTGATGCGATCCGGCCGCGTGCAGGCCGTCGTCGTCGGGGCGGATCGAATCGCAGGGAACGGCGACGTCGCAAATAAGATCGGCACCTATGGCGTAGCAGTGTTGGCGGCGGCGCACGGCGTGCCGTTCTACGTGGCAGCGCCCTCGAGTACGTTTGACCTGAGTCTCGCTAGTGGCGACGGAATTCCGATCGAGCAGCGCGCTGCGGAGGAAATCACGCACGGGTTCGGTCGTCAAACGGCTCCGAGTGGCGTAAAGGTTTACAACCCGGCGTTCGATGTCACGCCGGCATCGCTGCTGCGCGGCATCGTTTACGAGTGCGGCGTCATCACTCCGGTGAATATGGCCACGGTGGCCGCGGCGCTGAGGGAATCGAGCTGCGAGCAGCAATCGGTTGTGTCGCATTGACAGTCGCCTTTCGCTCCGCGAAAGGAAAAGAACCTTTCGCCTAGCGAGAGGCGACTAGGGTTTGCGGGAGAAACTTCGATGTCGTTTGAGGTAGAGCAGAAGTTTCGCGTGAACGACGCGGCGGCGCTCGAAGCGCGGCTGACCGAACGTGGCGTGACATTCGGTACTCCGATCGCGCAGTGTGATCGGTATTTCAATCATCCGAGCGTCGACTATGCCCTAACGGACGAAGCGTTGCGAATTCGTCGCTCAGGCAACGAAGTGTTCATCACTTACAAAGGCCCAAAGCTCGACGCCACGACCAAGACGCGCCGCGAATTGGAACTGCCGCTCACGGCGGATGAAGAGCGCTGGGCGGAGTTGCTCGTATTGCTGCGATTTCGACCGGTCGCCGAAGTTCGCAAGTCGCGGCGCATTGGCGAGATCGCCTTCCAGGGACTCGACTTCGAGATCGCTCTCGACGACGTCGCGGAGGTCGGAAGCTTTTGCGAATTGGAAGTTCAGGCCACGGCCCTGGCACTGGACCGCGCGCGGGAGTCGCTCCAATCGCTGGCAGCCGAACTGGGGCTGACAGCGGTGGAGCGATGCAGCTACCTGGAGCTACTCTTGGCGCGCCGCGAAGCGCCGCGCCAAAAGTAGTCGTCCCGGGTCAAGCGTTGTACTGCGCCACCAGAGACTGCAATTCCCCGGCCAGCGACTGCATGTGTCCTCCGACGGTGCGCGTCTCGGTCGCGCCTTGCGCCGTCTCTTTGGCGGAGCGTTCGACTTTGACGATATTCACCGCGATCTCCTGGCAGGCCGCGGCGCTTTCCGACACGTTCTGCGCCATGACCGCGGCCGCGGAATTCGTCCGCGCGACGTTTTGCGAGATCTCTCGTGTGGCGCCGTTTTGTTGGTCGACGGCCGTCGCGATCGATTTCGCGGAGTCGTTCACCTTGCGAATCGCCGTGCCGATCTGGGCGATCGACTTCACGGTTTCGCCAGTCGAAGCTTGAATGCCGAGCACCTTGTTGCGGATGCCCTCGGTGGCGACCGCGGATTGCTTCGCCAATTCTTTGACTTCCGTCGCGACGACCGCGAAGCCTTTGCCAGCCTCGCCGGCGCGGGCGGCTTCAATCGTGGCGTTCAGTGCCAACAGGTTAGTTTGATCGGCGATGTCCTGGATGACATCAATGACTTTTCCGATCTCCTCCGCCGCAACGCCGAGCGCCTGCACACGCTCATTGCTTTGCTCCGCCAGCGACGCGGCCTCCTGAGCGACCGCGGACGAGCTTTCCACGTTCTTCGAGATCTCGGTCATATTGGCGGCCATTTGATCGATGGCAGTCGCTACGGTACGCACGTTCGCGGAGACTTGCTCAGCGGCGCCCGCCATGCTCCGAGCTCCGACCGACATCTGTTCCGCCGCGGCCGCCACGGTGGCGGTCTGATGCGTGGTGTCCGCGGCGCCCTGTTCCAAACCGCCGGACGTGTTCGCAAGTTGATCCGCCGACTGCGTCAGTGATCGCGAACTGTCGATCACGCGCCGGACCATCTGCTGCAGGCTGTCGCAGAGTTGATTGATCGCCGTGCCGAGCGCGCCGATCTCGTCGCTGGAACGAACCGTGACGCGCTTGGTGAGTTCGCCTTGCGCGGCCGCTTGGACGACTTCGACGACGTTGAGGATCGGACGGCAAATCGCCCGCGTCAATCCATAGGAGACGGCGGCCACGACCAATGCAGCCGCGCCGACGACGATGGCCATCGTGAGCGCGAGCGAGCGCGCCAGGCGATAAGCGTCGGCGGCGTTTTGCCGGACGAGCACGCCCCAGCGGTAACCGGCGAAGCCCAAGGCGCCCTTCGACGCCGCGAAACCGTTGATTTGCTTCGTATTCAGTTCCGGATTGAACTCGGTCGTAAAACCCCGGTCGCCGGCGACCAGCTGCTGCGCGGCATTGAGCCCGCTTTTGGCGAGATCCGTTTTCAGAATCGCGGCCGGTTGTTCGTCGAACAACACGACGCCTTGCTGCGAGATGAGCTGCGCGCAGATGTTCTGGTAGCCCTTTTCCTCGAGCCCCTTGCGCTGGTTGACCATGATCTCGCCGACGATCCGGTCCCACGAGGCCCAGTTCACCCAGATGCGCACGACGTTGCCTTGCTCATCGACGATCGGCGCCGCGTAGGCCAGGCAAAGACCGTTGGTCTTCGCCACCTCGGCCACGCGTGGATTGCGTTCCATGTCACTGAAAAACGTGGCGCCGAACTTGACGCGACCCGCGGCGATTTCTTCGAACCAGGGTTCTCCCCGGACGCTTTGCCCGATCAGGGCCGCGCTGTCCACCGCGTCGCCGTTATAGGCCTCGGTATTGGCCACGATGATTTTGCCGTCACGATCCACGATCAGCATCAGGTCGTAAATGCCGTAGAGCCGCGTGTAGTGGTTCGCCGCGCCGCGCAACGCTTCCACGTCGCCGAGCGCCTTTGGATTCGCGGCGAAGGCTTGCACGTCGCCGTAACGCTCGAACAGATTGCGATCGACTTTGTCGATCGTTTCTTCCGCGAGTGTCTGCAACCGCAGGCCGGACTCGGCGATCTGGCCGTCGCGGCAACTGCGATACGCCAATCCGCCGACAATCACAGCCGGCGCGAGACCAATCAGAAACAAACTAACGAGCATTTTCGACTGAATGCTCATGCGCCGCAGGCGCGCAATGATCGACATGACTTACTCCGATGTGAGCGTTGACAAAGTTCCGCCTGGACAATAGCCGTGCTCTACCCGACCTCTGGGAATTGCTATCCCCCCAAAGGTCGCAGAGTATGACGAACGGTATGCCCGGATTGCGTCTTGTCAAAGCGCTGGAGGCGATCCGCCATCGTTTTTCGCGTTGGCGCAGCCGCGAAGTTCCATTCGCGCCAATAAACTGCCGTGCCATCCCTCAAAGGGGGTGGAATTCCGGATTTCGCAGTAGCGAAGTGGAAATAGTCGCTTGGCCCAGCGCCAGCGATGCGGACCGTCAATAACGCGGAACTTGCGGATCGATTTCTTGCGACCATTGATCGATGCCGCCTGCCATGCTCTGGGTTCGATCGAAACCCTGAGTTCTTAGCCACCGCGCGACGCGCAGACTACGTCCGCCGTGGTGGCAATGGACGACGATGCAATCCTGTTGACGCTCGCTCAGTTCGCCCATCCGCTCCGCCAACTCGGACATTGGCAGCATTAGCGCGCCTTCAATCCGGGCAGTCGCGTACTCGTCCGGCTCCCGGCAATCGAGCAGCAGAAACGATTCCCCGGTACGGCGCATAGAATCGACCGTACGGACATCCACTTCCCACGGCATGGACGATCCTGAAGACATTGCGTTCCCGCTCCTTCCGGCGCCTCCAGCGGCAAAAAAAAGCCGCCCCGGCGAAGTGAATCGTCGGGGCGGCGCGAGTTGCTTTCTCTCATTTCAGGCTTGACTACGGGGCCTCGCCACCGGTCGGCTCGGTGCCGGCGCGGGTGTAGTTCGAGTAGTAAACCTGCACGTCGACGTTGTCAGCGATTGAGCTGGCGCGACCGTCACCCCAGAGGTGATTGACGGCGCCGCTGTGCTCGCTGCTCGGCCCCCATACGCACTTGTTGATCAAGCCCGTCGCCTGCGTCGGCACGTACGAATCGCCGGTTGAATCCGACGAGTCCAGCACGCCGCCCTTGTTAAGGGCGACCTTGGCTGGATTGCTACCGGTCACCTGCGGGAAACGCACGTTGGGATACTTCAGATTGGCGCCGACGACGATCGTCGGCGTGGGAACGGGCAACAAGGCGACCACCGCGGCCACGTTACCGTCCATCCACGAATTGCAGTTCGTCTCACGGCTTTCCACCAGCAAACAGGTGTTGGACGCTCCGTCCAAGACGTCGGCGAACCGGCGCGACTTGACCGGGCTGATCATCGCGTCCGTGTTGGGAGAAGGCCAACCATTGAACGTCTCGGCGTCATTGTTGATCAGACCCCGCTTTTGCTGCGCGTCCAACCACGTCGAAGCGCCAGCCGCGAAGTAGGTCGTAATCGCCGGCTCAGTAAAATCAGTCTGTTGGTATGCCGCCTTCATCGTTTGCTTCGGCGTCGATGGCGGCGTGGTCGAGATCGGATCCCCCGAATACGTCGGGCAAATCACCGGCGGCAACGCGGTCTTCACGACCAGATTGTTGCGGTTCGCCGTAATCGGTTCGACAACGCTGAGAAACGGCGCAGCTTTGAAGTTGATCCGCTTGTGCAACGCCGTTTGCTCGAAGTACGGCAGCGACAGCGAAATCCAGCTGTGGCCGGCACTCGGGTACGGCACGGCCAACGGATTGGCCGCACTTGTCATCGGCGGAAAGATGGCGCCCGGGTCAATGGAACTCGAGTGATTCACCGGGCCGGTTGACGACGGCGGGAAAATCTTGAACGTACTCTCGTAGTTCAGCACCGCCAAGCCGAGCTGCTTGAGGTTGTTGATGCACTGAGCCTTACGGGCAGCCTCGCGGGCCACCTGCAACGCCGGGAGCAACAACGCAATAAGAATACCGATGATGGCGATCACCACCAGCAGCTCGACGAGGGTGAACCCCTCGTCTCCGCGCTACGTTGGACATGAAGCACCTCCTCTGGAACAAAAAGAACGAATGAGACACGCCTCCCCGTCAATCGACGAGGTTATCGAAACGCGCCGCCGAGGCAGCCGCGCAGTTCAACCCAATAAGTGTAGTGAATCCGCGATCCAACTGTCAAATAGTATTTGATGATTATCGGCGTTTACCCGTCGAGACCCAACGAATTGGGGGCCCGGCGTGAATCTTTCGCCACAACCCGACGCCTGCGCCGGCCGACGCCTTACCGCCCGGGGGAATCCCATTACGATGGTTGCTGACCGCTCCCACCGACGGATCACAGGGACGTGACGCCATGCCTCCGCCCCCGACGCTGATTACCGGACCCGCCGCCAGCGGAAAAACCAGCTTGGCCCTGGCCGAATACGCCGCGCGGTTCTCCGCCGTGCGCCCCGGACAAGCGCTCTGGATGGCCCCCTCCGGCCGCGCCGCGACACAGATTCGCGGGCAGATACTAGCGGCCGCGCCGCGCGCAGCCGTGCTCGCGCCCGGCGTCCACACCTTTGCCGGCCTCGCCGCGGCCGTCGTGCAGGCCTCGCGACAGCCGGTACGACGTATCGGACCGCTCGAGAAGCGGGTGCTCGTTGCTCGCCTGATCGACGAAGCCCGGCGATCCGGCCGACTGCGCCACTTTCACGCCGTGGCGGACACGCGCGGATTCATCGACCTGATTTTGCAATTCATCGCCGAATGGAAGCGGCTGGAAATCTGGCCGGATGACTTTCGCTCCGCGGCTGAAAGCCGTGGCCGGACCGCCAAGGACGCCGAGCTGGCGATGCTCTACGAATCCTACCAGGCCACGCTCACACGGCGGCAATGGTTCGACGCCGAAGGTCTCATCTGGCTTGCCCGGGCTCAGTTACGGGATGGCCAGGCGGCCCCGTTTCCGGAACTGCGGATCCTCGTAGCGGACGGTTTCTCAGACTTCACCCGCACGGAACACGAAATCTTGGAACTGCTCGCCAAGCGTTCCGAGCGGTCGCTGATCACGTTGCCGGACGAAGCGGGCGACGAACGAAGCGACTTGTTCGCCAAAGCCAGGCGAACCGCGACGCAGATCAAGAGCCGTCAGCCAGGTTGTTGTATCGAGCAACTGCCGCCGCGTAGTTCCGGCGCCTGGCCGGCGATGGAGCATCTGGAACGGCGAGTATTCGGCCATCCGCGGCAGGTCGTTCAGTCAAACGACGCGCGGAGGATTGAAATCCTCGCGGCCAGCCGAGAATTGGGCGAACTGGAAATGATCGCCACGCGGATCAAGTCGCTGTTGATCGATGGCGACTCAGACGACGGCCGCGCGGTCGCGCCCGGGGACATCGCCGTGGTGTATCGCTCGCTGGACTCAGTCGCGCCGCTCGTTCGTGAAGCGTTCGAGCGATACGGGATTCCGTACTATCTGGAAAAAGCGGAATCGCTATCCGCCACGCCGCTCGTCAGCGCGCTGCTGCAACTATTGCGGTTGCACGCGGAGGATTGGCCGCATCGCACGCTGCTAAGCGTGCTGAACCAAGCGTACTTTCGCCCCCCTTGGGCCGGCTGGAGCACTCGCGCCGCGACGGCCGTGGAACGGGCCGTGCGCGCG
It encodes:
- the cyaB gene encoding class IV adenylate cyclase; amino-acid sequence: MSFEVEQKFRVNDAAALEARLTERGVTFGTPIAQCDRYFNHPSVDYALTDEALRIRRSGNEVFITYKGPKLDATTKTRRELELPLTADEERWAELLVLLRFRPVAEVRKSRRIGEIAFQGLDFEIALDDVAEVGSFCELEVQATALALDRARESLQSLAAELGLTAVERCSYLELLLARREAPRQK
- a CDS encoding methyl-accepting chemotaxis protein — translated: MSIIARLRRMSIQSKMLVSLFLIGLAPAVIVGGLAYRSCRDGQIAESGLRLQTLAEETIDKVDRNLFERYGDVQAFAANPKALGDVEALRGAANHYTRLYGIYDLMLIVDRDGKIIVANTEAYNGDAVDSAALIGQSVRGEPWFEEIAAGRVKFGATFFSDMERNPRVAEVAKTNGLCLAYAAPIVDEQGNVVRIWVNWASWDRIVGEIMVNQRKGLEEKGYQNICAQLISQQGVVLFDEQPAAILKTDLAKSGLNAAQQLVAGDRGFTTEFNPELNTKQINGFAASKGALGFAGYRWGVLVRQNAADAYRLARSLALTMAIVVGAAALVVAAVSYGLTRAICRPILNVVEVVQAAAQGELTKRVTVRSSDEIGALGTAINQLCDSLQQMVRRVIDSSRSLTQSADQLANTSGGLEQGAADTTHQTATVAAAAEQMSVGARSMAGAAEQVSANVRTVATAIDQMAANMTEISKNVESSSAVAQEAASLAEQSNERVQALGVAAEEIGKVIDVIQDIADQTNLLALNATIEAARAGEAGKGFAVVATEVKELAKQSAVATEGIRNKVLGIQASTGETVKSIAQIGTAIRKVNDSAKSIATAVDQQNGATREISQNVARTNSAAAVMAQNVSESAAACQEIAVNIVKVERSAKETAQGATETRTVGGHMQSLAGELQSLVAQYNA
- a CDS encoding rhodanese-like domain-containing protein; the encoded protein is MSSGSSMPWEVDVRTVDSMRRTGESFLLLDCREPDEYATARIEGALMLPMSELAERMGELSERQQDCIVVHCHHGGRSLRVARWLRTQGFDRTQSMAGGIDQWSQEIDPQVPRY
- the mtnA gene encoding S-methyl-5-thioribose-1-phosphate isomerase produces the protein MTIPRTLEWIGELPGVLRLLDQTRLPTEVCYLACATVDELVVAIRALAVRGAPAIGCAAAYGVCLGLQAELHRDEAAFVAALETSIQQLAGSRPTAVNLFWALERMRRTAEAQTGRLSPREVLERLLQEARAIEAEDRAMCRAIGRHGAALLQDGDGVLTHCNAGGLATSDFGTALAVIFQAHEDGKQLHVWVDETRPLLQGARLTAWELMAREVPCTLICDNMAAQVMRSGRVQAVVVGADRIAGNGDVANKIGTYGVAVLAAAHGVPFYVAAPSSTFDLSLASGDGIPIEQRAAEEITHGFGRQTAPSGVKVYNPAFDVTPASLLRGIVYECGVITPVNMATVAAALRESSCEQQSVVSH
- a CDS encoding DUF1559 domain-containing protein; protein product: MAREAARKAQCINNLKQLGLAVLNYESTFKIFPPSSTGPVNHSSSIDPGAIFPPMTSAANPLAVPYPSAGHSWISLSLPYFEQTALHKRINFKAAPFLSVVEPITANRNNLVVKTALPPVICPTYSGDPISTTPPSTPKQTMKAAYQQTDFTEPAITTYFAAGASTWLDAQQKRGLINNDAETFNGWPSPNTDAMISPVKSRRFADVLDGASNTCLLVESRETNCNSWMDGNVAAVVALLPVPTPTIVVGANLKYPNVRFPQVTGSNPAKVALNKGGVLDSSDSTGDSYVPTQATGLINKCVWGPSSEHSGAVNHLWGDGRASSIADNVDVQVYYSNYTRAGTEPTGGEAP